The stretch of DNA GGCGAGGCCGATTCAATCCCCCTGATCCAGACAGGATGATTCGGAAAGTGCTGAAACCTTTTGCCTTCCAGACTAGTCTGAGGGGGTGGCATGAGTAGCGAGAAAGTGACGAGCGGATGGCGTTTTCCTTTGGTGGTGGCGCTGGGGGCGAACGGATCGGTGGCGGGAGCGCTGGCCTGGATGCTGCGGCCGCAAGCGGAGTTCTCCCGCATTCTCGCGGTGGCCCGGACGGGGAGCAGCGGCGAGACCTATGCGTTCGACGGGCATGGCAAGTTGATCTCGCAAAGCCGGTTCGACGATCAATTGCGGCGTTTGGGTTTGATCGAGAATCGAGAGGAATCCACCTCGGCGCTCACGCTCGTCTTGCGCGATCCGGGTCGGCGCCTCGCGGAAGGGCCCAGTGTGAATCCGACGGGCGGGGAATCGCTCATGGCAAGCGTGGCGGCGGCGGTGGCAGGCGGTTCGGGGGTGCAAACCGCTGCGTTTCGGGATTATCGAGGCGTGGATGTCGTCGGGGCCTGGCGCTGGTTGGAATCCAAGGGATTTGGTGTGGCGACTCAGATTGACGCGGCCGAAGCTTTTGCCACGCAAAGAATGTTGAGGCAATGGTTCGCCTTGCTGCTGGCACTGCTCGGGCTCTGCACCTTGGGGATGTTGTTGATTGCGCAGAGAAACCGGATTTGGAAGTCGCGTTTTAACGAGGCGAGCCTGAAGGCGAAGCAGCTCGGTCAATACGACCTCATTGAAAAGATCGGCGAAGGGGGGATGGGGGTGGTCTACAAGGCCCGGCACGCGCTTTTACGCCGGGAAACCGCGGTCAAGCTTCTCCTGCCTGACCGGGCCAACGAACGAGCCCTGCGTCGCTTCGAGCAGGAAGTCCGGCTCACCTGCCGTTTGACCCATCCGAACACCATTCAGATTTTTGACTACGGCCATACCCCCGAGGGAATTTTCTATTACGCGATGGAGTATTTGAAGGGATTGAATCTGGCGGAACTTCTCCGGATCGCCGGGCCCCTTCCCGAGTCTCGCGTCATTCACATTCTGAGGCAGATCTGCGACTCCCTGCACGAGGCCCACCAGGCGGGATTAATCCACCGGGACATCAAACTCGAGAACATCCTGGTGGTGCAACGCGCGGGCCTGGCGGACTCCGTCAAGGTGCTTGATTTCGGACTGGTGATGGAGCTGCGAGATCCCGAGGAGTCCACGGCGCCGACGGCGGCGCGGCGCCTGGTGGGAACACCGCGTTACATGGCGCCCGAGACGATCGAGAATCCGGACCGGGCCGATCCCCGCAGTGATCTCTACGCTTTGGGGGTGGTCAGTTACTGCCTCATGACCGGCCAGCACGTTTTCGAAGGCACCTCGGTCACGACGCTCGTTGAGCGCCATGTGAAGGCCCCCCCCCGTCACCCCGGGCACGGTGGCGGGACGGAGTTTTTGTCCAGTGCTCGAGTCGGAGACGATGCGATGTCTCGCGAAAGACCCTGGACAGCGTCCGCAGTCGGCCCGCGAATTTCAGGCCGCCATTGAGCGAAGCGCGCATGCGCGAGGCTGGACTTCGGAAATGGCTGAAGCGTGGTGGTGCGAGAAGGATCGCCTGGCTCCGGCCCCTCGCCAAGTCATCTCACACGAAGAAGTGGCGGAATTGGCCGCGACCCCGCCTATCGATCTGAACCATCGAACTTGAGACGGGCCGTGGCGCCTGGGCCTTCGCCATGCCCGGCGAGCTCTCTCGTGCCCCTCGGGGGGCTAGCCCGGAAATTTCATACGGAGCTTGAATCCGCGACAGTGTGCCGCGTGAGGGCACGCGGCCTACAATCGCGCCTGCCTCCGTGTTCGTAGGCGCGGTGTCCTCACCGGGCGTCCCGTGCATGAAACATGCGGGCTAGAGCCGGGGTGCGGGGGGCTTGATGGGCGGCCTGAAGGAGTGAACTCCCTTGGCCTTGGTCTTTCGTTTGAAGACTTTATCCCCGCAGGTGACGTAAAGCTCGTTGAAGTCCCGGCCGCCGAAGGCCACGTTGGACAGCCACTTGTTCTGAGGCTTGGGAATGATGCCGTTGACGCGACCGGCCTGGTCACACACTTGGATGCCCAAGGAGGTCGTGACGTAAAGCCGGCCTTCCGTATCCACTTTCATGCCGTCCGCGCCGCTTCCCGTGGAGGCGTCGGGAAGATGCAAATGGAAATAGGGCTGCTTATGGGTAAGGGAGCCGTCCTCGCGGATTTGGAAGGAATACACGAATTGGCCGCGGGTGTCCGCGACGTAGAGCAGGGTTTGGTCGGGTGAAGTCACCACCCCGTTGGGGAATGGGATGCCTTCATCAACGACGCGTTTGGCTCCCTCGGCATCGACGTGATACACGCGTTTGTTGTTGGGGTCGGTGAAGTAACCATCGTTCACCCGGGAAACGCAATCATTGCTGGTGACGCCTTCCAGGACCGTTTCCTCCTTCCCCGTTGGGTCGTAGCGGAGGATCGCCATTTTCCCGGAGGCTGCGGCGTAGAGGTAACCGTCGGCGCTGAACGCGAGTCCGTTCGCCTGTCCCGTGTTTTCCGCGAAGACGCTGACGCGTCCGTCGAGGCTGACCTTATGAATCCGGCTGTTCGGAATATCGGTGAAAAAAACCTCGCCGTCTCCGTTGGCGATGGGTCCCTCGGTGAATCCGTGGCCCTGGCTGACCTGGGTCCATTCCTCGCCCGGAATGAGGATTTGCATGATGGGTTGTTTGGAGCCTTTCCCTTTGGCAATCGGTTGATCGTGATTCTTCCAGAGCCAGCGCATGGCGTCGGGGAAGATGGCGCCGCCATGCTTGCCGTTGTGTCCGCCGTCACCCCAGACGTGGGTGACTTCATAACCCGCGAACTCCAGGGCCGAGAGCATGTCCTGGTTGGCGACCCACCAATTGCCGCCGTAAATGTTGAGATCCGCCGAGCCGTCCTGCAAAAAGACGCGGATTGGCTTGGGCTCGGTTTTTCGGATCAAGGTCGGATACTCATTGCCGCCACGCAGACCGACGTAGGTCCCGATCGTGCTGAAGACGCGTCCGAACGCGTCCGGCCGCTCCCAGGCGGCGGTGAAGGCGCAGATGGCTCCGGAGCTCGCGCCGGCGATCGCGCGGCTTTCGGGCCCGGTCTTAAGGGCGTATTTCCGGGCCAGGTCGGGGATGACTTCCTCCAAAAGAAACCGCGCGTAGCGATCCCCCATCGAATCGTATTCGAAGCTGCGATTGTAGCGAGGCAGGGCATTGGAGGACGGAGCGGGGACCACGCCTGGATTGAGGAAGAGCCCCAAGGTGACGGGCATGGAGCCCTCGTGAATCAGATTGTCGAATACGGTGGGCACGCGGTAGGACCCGTTCGTGCTCACGTAACCTCCGCCGTCCTGGAAGACCATAAGGCAGGCGGGTTCGGAGGGCTTGTATTGAGCGGGCACGTACACCCAGCCGTCGCGAACCGTGCCGGGGAAGAGGTTGGTGGAGGTCCAGGAAAACTTTTCGACGCGGCCACGGGGCACTCCGTCCTTGGGGAAGCTGTCCGGTCCCAACTTGTAGTCATCGGCGGCGCGGAGTCCGGCGGGTTCGGCGGCGAGCGCGAGCGCGAGCGCGGGGAGCAACGGACGCAGTTTTCTGGCGAGCAGCGAAAGGAATCCGTAAAGCGGGAGCACTGGTGGCATCGAGGGCATGAAGCGCATGATGCGCCAATCTTTCGGGGACGGCAACGATTAGGTGCGGGCTGAGGCGGCGGGCCGTGTATCCCGATGTTGTTGGTAGGGCGGGCCTGTCCCAGCCCGCCGCCCACTGGATGCAAAACATCATGCTCCGGCGGCGCGCCATCGAGTTGCCGGACGCAGCGCGGCCTTCAGGCCGCATGAGGGTGTGGCTGCAATCGAGCATGGCGTGTTCGAGGCGCGAGGTGAGCGCCAGGGCGAACCCTTTCATCTCGGACAGACTGCGCGACTGGAGGACATAGGGCGGGCTGGCATGCGGGCGCTGAAGCGCCGTGAACGGCGCGGTCCGGGGCACGGCACCTCATAGGTGCCGGGCATCCGAATGGTGAAAATATTGACTTCCGGGTGGGTGGACTCCAGAAGTGGCGGCGATGAATGCATCGTTGGCGAATCAGGTGGCGGTGGTGACCGGCGCGGGCCGGGGCATTGGTCGTGCCATCGCGATGCGCCTGGCACTGGCCGGCGCTGATGTCGTGTGCCTGGCGAGGTCGCTGGACCAGGTGGAAGCGGTGGCGGGGGAGGCGCGGGCGCTGGGAAGAAAGGCCTGGGCTTACGCTCTTGATGTTTCCGATGGAGCCGGCGTGTCGTCGGTCTGCGAGCGCGTTTTGGCGGACGCGGGCCGGGTGGACATTTTGGTGAACAACGCGGGTGTGACGCGCGACGGCTTGTTGATGCGCATGAGCGACGCGGATTGGGACACGGTATTGCAGACGAATTTGAGGGGCGCGTTTTTGATGACGCGCGCCTTCAGCCGGGCGTTTCTGAAGCAGCGGTCCGGGCGGATCATCAATGTGACTTCGGTGATTGGCTTGATTGGAAACGCGGGCCAGGCCAATTACGCGGCCAGCAAGGCGGGTTTGATCGGGTTCACGCAGTCGGTGGCCAGGGAGTTTGCGTCGCGCGGCATCACCGTGAATGCGATTGCCCCCGGGTTCATTGGCACTGACATGACGAAAGAGCTCGGGGACGAATTGAAAGCCGAGGTCTTGAAGCGGATCCCGCTGAATCGGTTCGGGGAACCCGAGGACATCGCCGAAGCGGCTTGTTATCTCGCGAGTCCCGGCGCGCGATACGTGACCGGCCAGGTGCTGGCGGTCGATGGCGGAATGACGATGTGAAGCATATTTCGACCATGGCCGAACGTGGCGTTCAGACTGGTGAAAGCCTCCTTGAAGACGTGATCCGAAATTTCCCAATCGGGGCTTGACGCTTCCAGGGGGGTTGCTTAGAGACAGGTCCAAAACATACTGGAGATTTCAATGGCATCCGACAAATCTATCGAGCAGCGCGTTAAAAACATCATCGTCGAGCAGCTTGGCGTCAACGCTGACCAAGTGACTCCCGAGGCGAAGTTCATCGAAGACCTGGGGGCGGATTCGCTCGACACGGTCGAGTTGGTCATGGCTTTGGAGGAAGAATTCGGCCAGGAGATTCCTGATGAGGAAGCCGAGAAGCTTCAAAGCGTGGGCGATGTGATCAAGCACATCGAGGAGTCCCTGCAAAAGTAACGGGTTTCGATTTCGGCGGGGCAGCGCCACGGACCAGCCTGGGCTGCCCTCTTTCTTTTCATGCCTGTTTTCGCGCCAGAACGCCGTGTGGTGGTGACCGGAATCGGGGTGGTGTCTTCGCTGGGGCACGACATCGATGTTTTTTGGTCGAACCTGATTGCCGGCCGCTGCGGCATCGACACCATCAAAGCCTTCGATGTCGCCGCTTACGACTGCAAGATCGCGGCGGAGGTCAAGGATTTCGATCCGGCACCCGCGTTTCCGACGCCCAAGGAAATTCGGCGCACCGACCGGTTCGCGCAGTTTGGCATCTATGCGGGCCACCGGGCGTTGCTGGATTCCGGCCTCGATTTGGAGAAGATCGATCGCGACACCACCGGAGTCTTCATTGGCTCGGGCATCGGAGGGCTCTACACGACCGAGGAGCAGCACAAGGTTCTGCTGGCCAAGGGGCCGGGAAGGCTCTCGCCCTTCATGATCCCGATGCTGATTCTGAACATGGCTTCGGGTTTGTTTTCGATGTACCACCGCCTGCGGGGGCCGAATTTCGCGACTTGCTCCGCGTGTGCCACCTCGACCCACGCGTTGGGCGAGGCGTGGCGTACGATCAAGATGGGGGATGCGGAAGTGATTTTTGCCGGAGGCACCGAAGCCACGATCGTGCCGCTTGGGATCGGCGGGTTTTGCGCGATGCGCGCCTTGAGCACGAGGAACGAGGCGCCGCAAAAGGCGTCGCGTCCCTTCGATCAAGGACGGGACGGGTTTGTGATGGGCGAGGGGGCAGGGGTGCTGGTGCTGGAGGAACTCCAGCACGCGATGGCGCGGGGCGCCCGAATTTATTGTGAGATCGTCGGTTATGGCAACACGGCGGACGCCAATCACATGACGGCCCCGGCTCCCGAGGGAGAAGGAGCGGCCCGGTGCATGAAAATGGCGCTTCGATCCGCGGGATTGACGCCCGAAGCCATCACCTACATCAACGC from Verrucomicrobiota bacterium encodes:
- the fabF gene encoding beta-ketoacyl-ACP synthase II, with amino-acid sequence MPVFAPERRVVVTGIGVVSSLGHDIDVFWSNLIAGRCGIDTIKAFDVAAYDCKIAAEVKDFDPAPAFPTPKEIRRTDRFAQFGIYAGHRALLDSGLDLEKIDRDTTGVFIGSGIGGLYTTEEQHKVLLAKGPGRLSPFMIPMLILNMASGLFSMYHRLRGPNFATCSACATSTHALGEAWRTIKMGDAEVIFAGGTEATIVPLGIGGFCAMRALSTRNEAPQKASRPFDQGRDGFVMGEGAGVLVLEELQHAMARGARIYCEIVGYGNTADANHMTAPAPEGEGAARCMKMALRSAGLTPEAITYINAHGTSTPQGDICETEAIKSVFGERARQLAVSSTKGATGHMLGAAGAVEMAICAKAIQSGVVPPTLNYETPDPECDLDYVPNQARELRVEAILNNSFGFGGHNATIAARRFEG
- a CDS encoding gluconolactonase, encoding MPPVLPLYGFLSLLARKLRPLLPALALALAAEPAGLRAADDYKLGPDSFPKDGVPRGRVEKFSWTSTNLFPGTVRDGWVYVPAQYKPSEPACLMVFQDGGGYVSTNGSYRVPTVFDNLIHEGSMPVTLGLFLNPGVVPAPSSNALPRYNRSFEYDSMGDRYARFLLEEVIPDLARKYALKTGPESRAIAGASSGAICAFTAAWERPDAFGRVFSTIGTYVGLRGGNEYPTLIRKTEPKPIRVFLQDGSADLNIYGGNWWVANQDMLSALEFAGYEVTHVWGDGGHNGKHGGAIFPDAMRWLWKNHDQPIAKGKGSKQPIMQILIPGEEWTQVSQGHGFTEGPIANGDGEVFFTDIPNSRIHKVSLDGRVSVFAENTGQANGLAFSADGYLYAAASGKMAILRYDPTGKEETVLEGVTSNDCVSRVNDGYFTDPNNKRVYHVDAEGAKRVVDEGIPFPNGVVTSPDQTLLYVADTRGQFVYSFQIREDGSLTHKQPYFHLHLPDASTGSGADGMKVDTEGRLYVTTSLGIQVCDQAGRVNGIIPKPQNKWLSNVAFGGRDFNELYVTCGDKVFKRKTKAKGVHSFRPPIKPPAPRL
- a CDS encoding serine/threonine protein kinase, producing the protein MSSEKVTSGWRFPLVVALGANGSVAGALAWMLRPQAEFSRILAVARTGSSGETYAFDGHGKLISQSRFDDQLRRLGLIENREESTSALTLVLRDPGRRLAEGPSVNPTGGESLMASVAAAVAGGSGVQTAAFRDYRGVDVVGAWRWLESKGFGVATQIDAAEAFATQRMLRQWFALLLALLGLCTLGMLLIAQRNRIWKSRFNEASLKAKQLGQYDLIEKIGEGGMGVVYKARHALLRRETAVKLLLPDRANERALRRFEQEVRLTCRLTHPNTIQIFDYGHTPEGIFYYAMEYLKGLNLAELLRIAGPLPESRVIHILRQICDSLHEAHQAGLIHRDIKLENILVVQRAGLADSVKVLDFGLVMELRDPEESTAPTAARRLVGTPRYMAPETIENPDRADPRSDLYALGVVSYCLMTGQHVFEGTSVTTLVERHVKAPPRHPGHGGGTEFLSSARVGDDAMSRERPWTASAVGPRISGRH
- the acpP gene encoding acyl carrier protein is translated as MASDKSIEQRVKNIIVEQLGVNADQVTPEAKFIEDLGADSLDTVELVMALEEEFGQEIPDEEAEKLQSVGDVIKHIEESLQK
- the fabG gene encoding 3-oxoacyl-[acyl-carrier-protein] reductase — translated: MNASLANQVAVVTGAGRGIGRAIAMRLALAGADVVCLARSLDQVEAVAGEARALGRKAWAYALDVSDGAGVSSVCERVLADAGRVDILVNNAGVTRDGLLMRMSDADWDTVLQTNLRGAFLMTRAFSRAFLKQRSGRIINVTSVIGLIGNAGQANYAASKAGLIGFTQSVAREFASRGITVNAIAPGFIGTDMTKELGDELKAEVLKRIPLNRFGEPEDIAEAACYLASPGARYVTGQVLAVDGGMTM